The following coding sequences are from one Homalodisca vitripennis isolate AUS2020 chromosome 7, UT_GWSS_2.1, whole genome shotgun sequence window:
- the LOC124366005 gene encoding tumor necrosis factor alpha-induced protein 8-like protein isoform X2, whose product MSESFKARDIGLRAQKKILGRMAANKNTRKIFIDDNTASLLDNLFKMIRLYTDNKKEAEKLVKHIIKTVIKIGVLYRNDELNAADMACAERFKNKFHAAAMAVLSFHEVDFTYDRQYLLSALQEAHANLRQLVQNHLKEKSLQRIDSVFLFFTNPNFLDAVFQRNSEYKEILDKMVEDINYAMDEKHL is encoded by the exons ATGTCCGAAAGCTTCAAAGCACGTGACATCGGGCTTCGTGCGCAAAAGAAGATCCTTGGGCGTATGGCGGCCAACAAGAACACCCGCAAGATTTTCATTGACGACAACACTGCCAGCCTCCTGGACAACCTATTCAAAATGATTCGGTTATAT ACTGATAACAAGAAGGAGGCGGAAAAGCTGGTGAAGCACATCATCAAGACAGTGATCAAGATCGGCGTGCTCTACCGGAATGATGAGCTGAATGCCGCCGATATGGCATGTGCCGAAAGATTCAAGAACAAATTCCATGCGGCCGCCATGGCAGTTCTTAGTTTCCACGAGGTGGATTTCACGTACGACCGACAATATCTTCTATCTGCCCTGCAAGAGGCCCACGCCAACCTTCGCCAACTCGTCCAGAACCACTTGAAGGAGAAATCGCTACAGCGAATAGACTCTGTGTTCTTGTTCTTTACCAATCCAAATTTTCTGGATGCGGTTTTCCAGCGCAACTCGGAGTACAAGGAGATCCTCGATAAGATGGTCGAGGACATCAATTATGCCATGGACGAGAAGCACTTGTAA
- the LOC124366005 gene encoding tumor necrosis factor alpha-induced protein 8-like protein isoform X1, which translates to MSSVMSESFKARDIGLRAQKKILGRMAANKNTRKIFIDDNTASLLDNLFKMIRLYTDNKKEAEKLVKHIIKTVIKIGVLYRNDELNAADMACAERFKNKFHAAAMAVLSFHEVDFTYDRQYLLSALQEAHANLRQLVQNHLKEKSLQRIDSVFLFFTNPNFLDAVFQRNSEYKEILDKMVEDINYAMDEKHL; encoded by the exons TCATGTCCGAAAGCTTCAAAGCACGTGACATCGGGCTTCGTGCGCAAAAGAAGATCCTTGGGCGTATGGCGGCCAACAAGAACACCCGCAAGATTTTCATTGACGACAACACTGCCAGCCTCCTGGACAACCTATTCAAAATGATTCGGTTATAT ACTGATAACAAGAAGGAGGCGGAAAAGCTGGTGAAGCACATCATCAAGACAGTGATCAAGATCGGCGTGCTCTACCGGAATGATGAGCTGAATGCCGCCGATATGGCATGTGCCGAAAGATTCAAGAACAAATTCCATGCGGCCGCCATGGCAGTTCTTAGTTTCCACGAGGTGGATTTCACGTACGACCGACAATATCTTCTATCTGCCCTGCAAGAGGCCCACGCCAACCTTCGCCAACTCGTCCAGAACCACTTGAAGGAGAAATCGCTACAGCGAATAGACTCTGTGTTCTTGTTCTTTACCAATCCAAATTTTCTGGATGCGGTTTTCCAGCGCAACTCGGAGTACAAGGAGATCCTCGATAAGATGGTCGAGGACATCAATTATGCCATGGACGAGAAGCACTTGTAA